One genomic window of Motacilla alba alba isolate MOTALB_02 chromosome 3, Motacilla_alba_V1.0_pri, whole genome shotgun sequence includes the following:
- the DLK2 gene encoding LOW QUALITY PROTEIN: protein delta homolog 2 (The sequence of the model RefSeq protein was modified relative to this genomic sequence to represent the inferred CDS: deleted 1 base in 1 codon) translates to MLRSFCLQLMSLIWILLAHHQLVQGDDCSERCNLAHGCCDQDGKCRCDPGWEGEYCEECVRMPGCLHGTCHQPWQCICHSGWAGKFCDKDIHICEHQSPCQNGAQCIYDRDGEYSCLCPEGFHGKDCEMKTGPCEKAGSPCKNGGQCQDENGFASNFTCRCLAGFVGALCEHDVDDCLMRPCANGATCHDGVNRFSCQCQVGFEGRFCTININDCASQPCKNGAKCYDRINDYDCLCPDRFTGKTCEISIPEPTWSPPYQPANHENAGGVKSTTSETPGVTQPEPIRTVVTGRRVANHSEKEPGGGLLKISVKEVVTQRDSGLSEAQLVTVLVFGVLTAVLVLITVLLMLRNWQRGRQRSNWCQSPSQAARKLQDQECQVGMLNTILIEPRKTTEL, encoded by the exons ATGCTCAGGAGCTTCTGTCTCCAGCTCATGTCCTTGATTTGGATCCTCTTGGCCCATCACCAGCTTGTGCAAG GGGATGACTGCAGTGAGCGCTGCAATCTCGCCCACGGCTGCTGTGACCAGGATGGGAAGTGCAG GTGTGATCCAGGCTGGGAGGGGGAGTACTGCGAGGAGTGCGTGCGTATGCCGGGCTGTCTTCACGGGACGTGCCACCAGCCTTGGCAGTGCATCTGTCACTCCGGCTGGGCTGGCAAGTTCTGTGACAAGG ataTACACATCTGTGAACACCAGTCCCCCTGCCAGAACGGGGCACAGTGCATCTACGATCGAGATGGGGAGTATTCCTGCTTGTGTCCAGAAGGTTTCCACGGGAAGGACTGTGAGATGAAGACAGGGCCATGTGAGAAGGCAGG GTCTCCCTGCAAGAATGGTGGGCAATGTCAAGACGAAAATGGCTTTGCCAGTAACTTCACCTGCCGATGTCTCGCTGGCTTTGTGGGGGCTCTCTGTGAGCACGATGTGGACGACTGCCTGATGCGCCCCTGTGCCAATGGAGCCACCTGCCATGACGGCGTCAACCGCTTCTCCTGCCAGTGCCAGGTGGGCTTTGAAGGGCGTTTCTGCACCATCAACATCAACGACTGCGCCAGCCAGCCGTGCAAAAATGGGGCGAAGTGCTATGACCGCATCAATGACTATGACTGCTTGTGTCCTGACCGTTTCACTGGCAAAACCTGTGAGATCTCCATCCCCGAGCCCACCTGGTCTCCTCCCTACCAGCCTGCAAACCATGAGAATGCTGGAGGTGTGAAAAGCACCACTAGTGAGACGCCGGGGGTGACGCAGCCAGAGCCCATCAGGACTGTGGTCACAGGGCGGCGTGTGGCCAACCACAGTGAGAAAGAGCCGGGGGGAGGGTTGTTGAAAATCTCTGTGAAGGAGGTGGTGACCCAAAGGGACTCA GGGCTGAGTGAAGCCCAGCTGGTGACAGTGCTGGTGTTCGGGGtgctcacagcagtgctggtcCTCATCACTGTCCTGCTAATGCTGAGGAACTGGCAGAGAGGCCGTCAAAGGTCGAACTGGTGCCAAAGCCCTTCTCAGGCTGCAAGAAAGCTCCAAGACCAGGAGTGTCAGGTGGGCATGCTCAACACCATCTTGATTGAGCCAAGGAAGACCACAGAGCTGTGA